From Juglans regia cultivar Chandler chromosome 9, Walnut 2.0, whole genome shotgun sequence:
ttatttctttttcttctacagCAACTGCATCTTCCTCTTGTATTTCACAAATTTGATCCTCCAATTGGACGAAATTTTCTTGAAAGCTGCTAGCAATTTCGTTAATAGACTATCGGAATACTTGGTGCATTTTATTGTGGTTGTCCCGAAAATCATTCAAATGTTGTTGGAGAACGTCGTAGCGTTGTAGATTTTGTTCCATTAACTCTTTGATATTGAGTAaggatgagatgattttttccattttcacgGATTGATGAAGCCGATGCCAAAGAAAGACTGGCTttagataccacttgtaacacaccTCAAGTTGTTTAAAGAGAAACACATAGAAACTACTAACTTCAAGGGACCTccattgaagaaatgaagaagatgataagagaaaagaaagagaaatttttattaactttttggaTAGATCATTTCGGTAGCTACAGTGAGCATATATGCTAGAGTCTTGCCGAACATCTGAAAAAAGGCTTTAGCCTTGATAAAACATGACCCAAGACTAATAACTAACAGACTGGATAAAAAGCAATAACAAGCTAACGGCCCAGCTACTCTATGGCCCACTTCCTTACATAACATAAAGGAAAACAACAAGCAAAGTAATAGGCCCAAACTGGCCCATGTATTCCGTCCATGGACTGTGAcagatatttatatgaaaattccTGAAAGATATAAAATGCCTGAAGCATGTAATTCAAAATATCGAAATATTTATTCTATCAAGCTATAAagatttttatatgaattaaagCAATTCGGACGCATGTGCTATAATCGTCTAAGTGAATgtttaataaaagaaagatttgAGAATAATCCAATTTGCCCATGTGTTTTcataaaaatgtcaaattttGGATTTTCTATTATTGTGGTATATGTAGATAATTTAAACCTTGTTGAAACTCCAAAAGAGCTCGTAAAAGCcgcaattatttaaaaaataagtttgaaataaaagaccttgaaaaaataaaatttgttcttGATATGCAAATTGAGCACTTTCTAATTGGAGTTCTTGTCCATCAGTcaacatatatagaaaaaatccTAAAGCACTTTTACATGGACAAAAGTCATCCTTTGAGTTTTTCAATGATTGTCTAATCATTTGATGTGAAAAAAGACTCATTTCTCCCTcgaaaagatgagaaataaatttttaacccTGAAATACCATATCTAATTGCAATCGGTGTTTTGATGTATCTTGCAAATTACGCACGTCCATATATTGTATTTTCAGTTAACTTACTAGTAAGATACAGTTCTACACCAACTCGAAAGCATGGAATGGAGTCGAACATATTATACGCTACCTTCGTTGAACAGTTGACATGAGATTGTTTTATCCAAAATGATCAAATCTTCAATTAGCTGATTATGCAGACTCGGGTTACATTTCCAATCTGCATAAAAGAATATCACAAACATAATACTTGTTCACTTGTAAAGGTACAACTATTTCATGGAGATTTATCAAGAAAATATCAATTACTACTTCTTCCAACTATTTAGAGATTATTGCAATTCATGAAACAAACCTAGAGTGTATTTggttaaaattaataattcaacACATTTAAAATAAGTATGGATTATCCACAATAAAAAATAGTCCAATAAcaatatatgaagataaaattAGGTTATATCAAAGGTGATAGAACCAAGCATATTTCACCAAATTTCTTTTATACACATGAGCTCCAGAAGAGTGTTAATATTGATGTCAAGCAAATAAGATCATGTGATAATTTGGCAGATCTATTCACTAAAGCATTACCAACTGGAACATTTAAAAAGTTGGTACACGACATGGGAATACATCAactcaaaaatcttttattgTATACTATTGAAGCTCTACATATTTTGGAGGGGGAGAAAATGATCATATAGATTgtactctttttcctttgctAAGGTTTTTTCCCACTAGTTTTGCCTTTGTAAGGTTTTAACGAAATAATCTTAAAGCATTCAAAGGCACACAAGAATATTGTACTATTTTTCCTTTGCCGTTGGATTTTTTCAATCAGGTTTTTCCTTGGCAAGATTTTAACGAGGTATGTTCTTTGTGTATGGTCATCTAAGGGGAAGTATTGTAAATACATGAATGTAATAAAATACATTCCATGTATTTGATGGATAACCATTAGAATTATTACCCATTCATATATTCCTATTTCTCATATACATGTATCATCTTGATTCATGTGTTGACATTCCCTAAGTTCATGTATCTATTTAATATCATGTATCATCTCATGCCTATAAAAGGGAGTCTTGAAGAGTATTTGTGGTAAACACACAACAAGAAAgttgaaagaaataatattgaattcCTGAATAACTagtttcatatattgtaatccttcaattctcttattatttttctttagttttacaACACCAACCTATATAAATAGAATAGATTTGTGCATAGCCACTCTAGCATGTTGGACACGAGGGGCAGAATCAaaggtgaaaagaaaaagaactcaGTGTCGCAGTaggtagaagaaaaaaaaaataagaaaaattctacacattatcctcacaccacacaccatacataattttttttttcttacaaaatgTGTAGTGTATGGATGGTGAGtggaagaattcaattagtttagaaagaatcaaactaaaaaaaattaaaaaataaatataggtgtggtgtgtggggacGATCAAtagcaaatctcaaaaaataaaccagaatTCTACCTCCAGTTTTACaactctatttatattttgaaatcactgtaattttatttttctttagttttttttaaatgttgttttgatgtttatttacgttcaaattttgaagtgtatttttatgaatatgtCTAGCTAAATTTTCAACTAAGGTTGAGGATGAAATCTCATTGaaaattagtaatattgttTATGAAATTGATTTTCTCCAATTAATTATGTGTCCGACGATTTATATTGTTCTTGCTTCATACCAATTGAGATAGATAGAATTCTTGATatgatttcaataatatttttctcatgatctaaaatacttttaattaattgagagcccgattcataaaataaaatctaatattttttatgatttgttttaacAAATACAAGTGATTATTTGATTCTATAtctttgagagaagaagaacatcctttacatattttcttaaaaaaaaaatgttttcaacaataatattcttaatgCAAACAAGATTGATTTCTAGATTATGATGTAGATATTCGGAAAGAatcaattatcataaatattttactataaattaatgagatggatTTCAAAACCATAGTTCATTCTCCATTAGTAGTTATTCATtgtttagattaattttaatatttagaatttattttagttatttttattgtgattattacattaaattaattattttttattttgattaattgatGCTTTagttctcaattttttattttattttagaactcATCTTTCTTAACTAGATTAGAATTTATTTGGaaccaaaaatcatctcaactcatctcaactcataattacaactttttcaaattccaatacaaaatataataaacaattcaattttttcaaatcccaaaataataataataataataaataatattctaacaatattttattatctcaactcaactcaactcaactcacttcaacatccaaacgcaacctagttttatattttgatgcTTTTGGTACTTCGTACGTGCATCCAACACTAATGAATTTAGTACTCtaaattcattactatttacagctcatctcagctcatctcaactcatctcactactattcattactattcaacaactttaactcacaaatctcattactattcacaatccatctcaactcatctcgagtcatcttcgaatccaaacgtctcttTAAGGAACTTTCATCCATTAGGTATTTTAacgataatattaaaattattttaacgataatatttatttagtaCTCGAGGCCTAAACAGAAGTTTGATATCCAAGACCCAAGCTTCAACATTAGTGTTGGCTTTTAAAGGACAGCGCCAAAAACcataccaaaacaaaaagaaaatggctGGCACTTCAAAACAGTCCACGCACAAACCAGAAATAGAGATACAACGAGGAAGCAGAAAACTTCACTTCATTTTCTCTCTGCTGTTCTgttccattaaaaataaagggATAATACAAGGCTTAAAAGAAACATATCAAAGGGTTCCACAGCAAACCAGCTGTGACCAGGTTACAATGGGTAGATcagatacatttttttaaaaaaaataaaagaaattaaccaCATAGAAGTTCTCCCCCATCAAACTAAAGAATATTTTGGCTTAGCATCACCCATAGTTGCTCAATCAACGTCTCTGAAGAATTTCTAATCCAACTACTGATATTCCGCATCTACTCCTCGATCGTTGCCACCTTGCCGTCCATAAGAGTTTCCCCCACCACCACGCCTCGAGTGATTCTGACTCCTTTCCTTAAACCTTGGACCTATATTATGTGCTACATCTTTAGGTCCCTCAGCACTGTTTGATTTGTTATTGTCGTAGGGGGCGACTGGCTGGTACTCGTAATGTGAAGTCTGCCTCTGCCTCTGCCTCTCCCAGTTTACTGGTGGGTTATGATGTCTGCTATCTTGCCCGGATGAGTTCCAATCTCCACGAGTTTCATGCCCCCTGCCAAGATGGTTATTATTATGGTGTCCACTCTTGCGGTACCCCAATGATGACCGTTGCTCGTGTCTACTAACATCCAGAGTTTCAGGGGCTTGTTCGGCTGGGCTAACAAGAATTTCATTCGGGGAGTGGGGTCGTCCCCTCAAGGAATCTACCCTTCTCCCTCTTTTAGCCTCTTGATGCCCTACATCCAATGGTTCTTCCACATCGACTTTTTCAGAGGGAGATTGATCATGATCACGGTGAGGCTGTGACAAACCACCGGTTCTGTTGTCATGAAGGTGTGTTTGTGGTACTGCACCCTGACGAGTAGACTCCTTTTTGTTCGTCCAGACAACTCCAGCACCTACGCTTCGGCCGCTACTGGTTCTGCTTCCCTGTTGATAATTAGCAGCAAATGCCTGAGATTTGAGTTGCCAATGAGCTGTTGTACGTTCCCCAATACCTCGATTTTCTGTTGTAGTAGGCAAGTGTGTTTGACTCATTTCTATGGAGGAAGATTGGGTATCAATTTTGCTGGTTTCTCCACTGCTAATTTTCTTCTGATCGAGATCATTATTATTCCCCATGCCTTTCTGTCCCTTGAATGGATGTCGTTTTCCTCTGCCTCCCACTCTCTGATCTTTTATGACAGTAACTGCAACTGGTGCAACTGACTCAGAATTGTCAGGAATGTTCCATCCATCAGGAGCACTCTTTTCATCGGAATACTTTTGTTGTTCTTCCACTGAATCTACATCCGGCAGCTGACTTTGGTAATGTTCAACAGATTTTTGAACATTCCGACTAGGGTATGAAGAAGGCCCATCTTGTGTACTCTGCACACTGAACTCTGCTGAACCACGTTGCCTCCACGACCCATGAGATTTTCCCTGCTGCTTGTTCTGCCTACCATCCCCATTTCGGGAGTCCAAGCCAAGCCCCACTTTTACACTAGCTGAGCCAGCGGGTTGACTACTTTCAGTGCCTGGAGAGCTATAATCTGCTCTCCCAACTCTCTCATCTGATGTAGTCTGATTTATTGAGGATGCCACCAGTTGTTGAATGCTTCCTTGCTGAGCCATTTCTTTTGCTGCAGGCTTTGGTACATATCGCTCAATTTCAGCCCTCTTATATTTGGGGTTACTCTGTACTTGATGATCACGCTTCATGGATGGAGAAATCACTTCAACTACATTTTTCTGACTGGCTTCATCAGCATCAGCTTTATTATGTGACGCCACTGGTGCCCAAATAACATCACCATGAAATTTCTCTGCTGATCTATTAACTTGTGGGTTTCTTGACGTCCACCGAGAATGCTGAGATTTCAACTGGCTATTATTCACTCTACCATGAGAATCGTCCGTTGGTAAAGATGAACATTGCTCCAATAATAGATTTTCATCTTTGGACATGGTTACTGACTGAACCAAGTTAGGATCCAATTTAGTATCAGAAGCATTTGGCTTACCACATTCAGGAGAAGCATTCACAAGATTTGTTTCTTTTGATTCTGATGATGGTAAAGTAGGCATAGATGATGCTGCCTTGACTTTGTGTTTGTTCTTGCCACTCCTGTTATTCTTTTTTATGTGAGGTAAGGAGGACTCAACCACTGCAGTTGCATTCAAAGTCAAGCTCGAGGACTCAGCCACTGAATTTGAGTTCACAGGCAAGCTTGATTTGCAGGTCAAGGTGGTTTCATTGGCAACCCTACCAACTGAGACTGTGACCTTACCCACTGCATCAGTATGGTGTTTCAATGCCTCATTAGTGCCAGGGGAAATTAACTTCACATTAGAGTTCTTTTCAAGATTCTGCTTTTGTTTGTAGCCCATACGCTTCTGCTTTGAGGCATTACCATCGTGAACATGGGAATCATTATTACCGTAAGCAACATCAGCACTATCAGCATTCGGATGCAATGACACAGATTGATTGTGTACTATGGATCCCTTGTTGACACTCTTAGGTTTCTCTTGAGGTAGCTCACAGGACAAAACAGGGAATTGTTCAACTCTACTGGCACTGCCCTCACCAGTTGGAGGAACGGCATTCAATTCTTGCTTGTTATCAATGGCATCACTTGAAGCATTTTCTGCATTCTGAGTTGGACCTTCCATTGAATGTTTACGCCTATCCAACTCTTCCAGTTTTGCATGAGCCTTGGCCATTTGCTTTCTTGTCcgttcttcctcctcctcccttaGTTGTTTGGCCCGTTGCTCAAGCTCTCTCAACTTAGGACGCTGACAAAATACACCAAAAACATAAATCTCATATGCATAAAAACtagcaagaaaataaaacaaaatatattaccTGTGACTGGTAATCACTCGGATCAGACACAGGAGTGGATTCTCTATCGTCTTTTGCTCGAGGATGTGATGCAGACTTTTCAGAAGCCTCAACAGATGTATGGTGTTCATGAACATGGACGACATTAGAATTAGTCTCGAACCGTGAAGCTGATACAAGACTTGGAGAGTCTATTACTCGAGATTTTTTCTGCCAACCATCAACCTCTTGGCTATTGTGCCCTCTCTGACCACGATTACCACCTCTGCCTTGCATGTCATGTATAGATTTCCTGCAAATCTGAAGATCAGTATTTTACCAGCATTGGAAACAACTAATACATTGTTGGTGGAAGGCTGCAAGGTAcaggaaaaaatattaaaaaaacaaaagaaacctGGAGATTGTTGTTCGACTGGCAGCAGTAGATTCAAGGCTCTTATCTCCAACAGAAACACCCATTTCACGGGAAGCAGGATTTGTAATTTCAGAGGCATGGATTATTTCAGTATACACAAAACCCCTACCACCTTCATCTGCAGAATGGTTAGCCTTGGCATTATGAACCTGCGATATATTATTTTGCTCCTCCCAACTGGGAACGGATGTAATATTATGTTGTTTATCAGAAGCCCGGGCTTTTGCATTTAATCCCTCAATTTTCTTAATAAGAGTGGATTCATTTGGAACAGATGAAACAGAACCTGTAACTTCTGGTAAAACAGTGGAGGCAGATTCCAAATTCCTTGCTGAAATATCATCAATTGCTTTTGTATTTCCCACACTTTCAGGAGACTTAGCTTTAACAGGTACAGAAGAAGACCGTTGGTTGTCATAAGTCTGACTAGAGATTTCTTGACTTGGCGCTGTCCCCCTTAAACCCATTCCCTCATCATTTCCGTAATCTGACCTCCAGTCATTCTCCCATGAAGACATTCCTGGTTGGTTCCCCTTCTCAACATATGCAGCATTGGTCGCTATTGTTCCCTCCCACTTTTTCTCTTCAATCTTTCCATCCCAATCATTCTGCTGCTTCAGAAGAACTTTGTATGGTCCTCGAGTATTATGAGGATGACCAGACTCCACGTGTTCCGGAACCATCGTTTTGCCAGTAGAACCATATCCACCAGATCTTCCAAGTGAATTGTTAGGCTCAGGGGAATTTTGGGTCGAGAACCTGTTATATAGAGAGGGGCCAGCAACCATTCCCATAAACGGAACATCCCGTTCATTTGAATTGCAGTATCCCATTGGACCACCATAATAGCCCTCGTATGCCACAGGACCAGGGTAAAATCCAGGCCTAATTGGCATACCTGGCCGAATGTAGGAATCCGGTATATGTGGTCTGTACAAATCTCCATTTTTTGGATGGTGTCCCCTTGGTCCGCCTCCTGTTGGGGGACCTGGCTGTGGACTGGCAAGAGCAGTAGGCGGCATTTGAGGATGATAATAAGGAAATGGTTCGATGGGAAAACCACCAGGACCAACAGGAGGTCCATATGGAGGACCGCCCGGAGGTCCTCTGAACCAAACACCACTGGGAGGGTTAGTTACTGGAGGACCGTGCCAAGCTTCAAAATGATGAGGAATATTATTAGCATTGGGGTATGGTTGTGGATCAGCCTGCCACTTCTCCACACTAGACGTGCCTACATCTTTACTGTATGGAGGGTTATCTTGTCTCCAAGAATTCACAATACCACTTTTCGCATCTGCATTCATAGAAACATCACCTGATATAAAGACAGAAATTGGCATAAGGAGCAGGGTCTCAACATATTCACTAAAAGCATGGGAGTTAAATGCATGTACACAAACCAGCTATAGAAGTCCCACTCCTCTCTTTCAGCGGTGCAACTCCACCAGAAGATGAGCTAGGTCGACTATGAGAACCGCGGTCTGCACTCAGTAATTGATcaagaaatcaaattttacattgAATATTCTACTCAAGCACCTAAAACAGATAATTGTGATAATTAATGGCTTTCATGCATCTCATTAACAATTCAACATTGAAGCAAAcctcaaatatataatgactAAAACGCTCTGTGAAATTTAGTTTGATAAAATACCATGCAATTATCTTCTTAAAGCTTTAAAACATAAGATATAGGCATGATATCACTTCAGTCTTTCGGGCAAGGAACTATTTTTGAAGTTAACATATCACACTCGAGAAGAAAAGTACATAACTACCAGCCAGCCCTGACCAACTAAAaatcaaaaatatgaaattaaataaaaattagaaatccaATCGAAGTTAAATATAACCTTGTGACTCAGTACTCTTGCCAGAATTATCTTTCTCCGAACCCAGTGTTGGAAAATCTCCAGAAGTTAGAGAAAAACCATCATTCTTGGGTGCCGATACCCCCTGCATGTATTACAGTGGATAAATACTATCATCAGGCTCTCTAAGAGAGATAAAGAGAGTatacagagaaaaaaataaactagaatAGTTGCAGGCTGGGAATTGATAGAGCCTATGGTATCAAAAACTTGACTCAATACCCAATCCCCAGACTATCTCACTATTGTGTACTCTCAAACTAGTGAGACTACAAGTATCATCAACCATAGACACTAAAGtaacaattttcttatatattgcaaaaaatgcaaaaagatTAATCCTGGTACACAGGATGTAAACAAGAGAGACACCTatctaaaaagagaaaaagatacaagaaaatcgtGAAAGCTAAGCCCAGAGAGAGGAAAACACATAACCAATGAATAATCAAGATCACTATATAAATTGTAGTTGACTTGAGATATCATCATCATGGTCTTCCAATAAACCAAGaccaacaaaggaaaaatacatAACCAACGAAAGCTTAAGATCACCATATAAATTGTAGTTATCTCAAGTGAACCTCAATGCTCTTCAGATAAGCCGATGTCTAACAATGATATGGTTATTGTCTTCTCgatataactaaaaaataaaggaataaaaaaagaatacatttaTACTGACAACTTTGGCACTATCAAATGGGGAATGAAAATTCTTAGAATAATATtcctcatattattattattattagggcaacacaaaattcttagaaTAATATtcctcatattattattattattagggcAACACAAAATAGTCACCACCCAAATAACATTCtagatatcttttttttttccttggaaaataCAACTCTTGCACCTATGAAAGTAAAACCATGACTTTATGCAACTTTCCCAAAAGACCATTCACTATTTGATCCTATTTCCTCCATCTTTTGACGCCTTCATTATTTCTCCAATTTTGGAATGTACTACCCAATGCCTCAAATTATGATGAGTTGACTACATACTGtgtttttccttctcttcacatatcttttttttataagtgcttCTCTTCACATATCTTTTTGAGGTAAGCCTAGGGATTAAAGCaaaaaattgggaaaaaaagagagaagttgAGAGAAATGCACTAGCCCCCTATCACATAATTCTCAGCAATATCCTGTTTCACAAACCTACCCAACACGATAACAAGTTGTCACATTGCGTTCCTGAATATCGGTGGGTTTGGAAACTATTTTGTTGATCTACAATATCAGTGATGGGTGTTGACAAGGATATATATACATCCTGCTAACAAAACATGTTAATCAATTACCACAACACCCACAACTATTTGTAGCACAAATTTTGACAAACCAAGAGATTGTTACTTCAGCATATGCTACGGTAAGACTTCTTTACTTGTAATTATTGGTAATACCCAAAGATTCAAATAAAGAGTTTGTGATACGAGATATACCAGTCTCTCTGAAGTCCCAACAGCACCCCATGCACCTGGATTTTCAGGCAATGGTTCAGCAAACCGGGATAACTGTGAGCTACCTGGTCTATTGTCTGCACTGCGAGGACGCAACGATGTCAGTGATGTCTGATTAGATGTCAATGTGCCAGAAGCTGATGATGGTCTAGAGTTTTGTCCCCATGCGTTGTTAACACTAGGTTCATGAGCTCTATCACTACTGGCAGTTGATGGCCTTGTGCCACTACCACCAGATGAAGGACGGCCACTGAGAAGACTTGGTGAACCACTACCACCATCAGTTCGCGGAGATAGTGTTGAAGAACCCCATGCATTTGATGTGGAAGAAGATGATCTACTGCCCCAGCTATGGGTACCCCTGTCAAGTGTAAAATGTTGTGAAGCACCACATAGGCATTTACAATCTAGACTTAGAAATAACAGCATCATTATATTGTGTGGATacacataaaaatcataaaacacaGCCAGGTAGTCAGAAGGACAGACAGACGCACACAGGAGAGACAGACAGACATAAAAACAGAGACACAGACAGAGAGATGAAGGGAGGATAACCAAGACTGATGGATGTATAACTTACTTGGGAACAATTTCCACACTTGGGTCCAGGCCATGATTTTCTAACCTTAaaacaacaaagagaaaacaatCAATTTTAGGGGGAAAGCCATGCACCTCTGTAAAGATAATCATAAAGAATTCAGCAGGAACCAAATACCTTTGACTTGGTAAGTTTATGGGTTTTGGAACAGCAACTTTCCCTAAAACTGTCATGCCACCTCTTCTGGTAGAAGAAGAAGCCCACCTGCAAGAGCATTGGGATTATTACATAACAACCAGAGGATGTATGTCCATTACAGCGTCAAAGAATTTGAGGACAATTTCTCAAAAGTATTCTCCAGCACATACAATGTAATTGATAGTTCAACTAATCAATTATATTGAAGGAGAAAATAAGACCATGTAAGAATACAGGCAGcaagaatacaaaaaataagGTGTGGGCACACATTGCATTGTCGTCAAAATCAAGGTATTGTGGTGGAATGGTCAATCAATTCATAGCCTTTCAAAGAACATATGTATCTATTCAAAACCATCATGGtccaataatttaatttaagtattCAATTCTTTGTTTCTAACTAGATGTTATACATGCTTCGTATCaccaattaagaaaaaaaataatgagatgaacAAAAATGATCACCAATAAACATTCTAAagtaatgaataaatgaatataaaCTAAAACTGGTGATATAAAAAGGTTATAGTTATAACTGTTTTTTCTTAACATTCTGCATGTGATGGTAAAGGTGCTTTCAAAGATGTTCTGAACAAAAAACTATCCAATCACATTTTTATTgtatgatgtgctacttacCAAATATTGGATTCACTTTTGCTTTTATGTTTACAAAGTTCCAAGTA
This genomic window contains:
- the LOC109021989 gene encoding protein MODIFIER OF SNC1 1-like isoform X2 — encoded protein: MTSSMLSGERRWASSSTRRGGMTVLGKVAVPKPINLPSQRLENHGLDPSVEIVPKGTHSWGSRSSSSTSNAWGSSTLSPRTDGGSGSPSLLSGRPSSGGSGTRPSTASSDRAHEPSVNNAWGQNSRPSSASGTLTSNQTSLTSLRPRSADNRPGSSQLSRFAEPLPENPGAWGAVGTSERLGVSAPKNDGFSLTSGDFPTLGSEKDNSGKSTESQDRGSHSRPSSSSGGVAPLKERSGTSIADAKSGIVNSWRQDNPPYSKDVGTSSVEKWQADPQPYPNANNIPHHFEAWHGPPVTNPPSGVWFRGPPGGPPYGPPVGPGGFPIEPFPYYHPQMPPTALASPQPGPPTGGGPRGHHPKNGDLYRPHIPDSYIRPGMPIRPGFYPGPVAYEGYYGGPMGYCNSNERDVPFMGMVAGPSLYNRFSTQNSPEPNNSLGRSGGYGSTGKTMVPEHVESGHPHNTRGPYKVLLKQQNDWDGKIEEKKWEGTIATNAAYVEKGNQPGMSSWENDWRSDYGNDEGMGLRGTAPSQEISSQTYDNQRSSSVPVKAKSPESVGNTKAIDDISARNLESASTVLPEVTGSVSSVPNESTLIKKIEGLNAKARASDKQHNITSVPSWEEQNNISQVHNAKANHSADEGGRGFVYTEIIHASEITNPASREMGVSVGDKSLESTAASRTTISRKSIHDMQGRGGNRGQRGHNSQEVDGWQKKSRVIDSPSLVSASRFETNSNVVHVHEHHTSVEASEKSASHPRAKDDRESTPVSDPSDYQSQRPKLRELEQRAKQLREEEEERTRKQMAKAHAKLEELDRRKHSMEGPTQNAENASSDAIDNKQELNAVPPTGEGSASRVEQFPVLSCELPQEKPKSVNKGSIVHNQSVSLHPNADSADVAYGNNDSHVHDGNASKQKRMGYKQKQNLEKNSNVKLISPGTNEALKHHTDAVGKVTVSVGRVANETTLTCKSSLPVNSNSVAESSSLTLNATAVVESSLPHIKKNNRSGKNKHKVKAASSMPTLPSSESKETNLVNASPECGKPNASDTKLDPNLVQSVTMSKDENLLLEQCSSLPTDDSHGRVNNSQLKSQHSRWTSRNPQVNRSAEKFHGDVIWAPVASHNKADADEASQKNVVEVISPSMKRDHQVQSNPKYKRAEIERYVPKPAAKEMAQQGSIQQLVASSINQTTSDERVGRADYSSPGTESSQPAGSASVKVGLGLDSRNGDGRQNKQQGKSHGSWRQRGSAEFSVQSTQDGPSSYPSRNVQKSVEHYQSQLPDVDSVEEQQKYSDEKSAPDGWNIPDNSESVAPVAVTVIKDQRVGGRGKRHPFKGQKGMGNNNDLDQKKISSGETSKIDTQSSSIEMSQTHLPTTTENRGIGERTTAHWQLKSQAFAANYQQGSRTSSGRSVGAGVVWTNKKESTRQGAVPQTHLHDNRTGGLSQPHRDHDQSPSEKVDVEEPLDVGHQEAKRGRRVDSLRGRPHSPNEILVSPAEQAPETLDVSRHEQRSSLGYRKSGHHNNNHLGRGHETRGDWNSSGQDSRHHNPPVNWERQRQRQTSHYEYQPVAPYDNNKSNSAEGPKDVAHNIGPRFKERSQNHSRRGGGGNSYGRQGGNDRGVDAEYQ
- the LOC109021989 gene encoding protein MODIFIER OF SNC1 1-like isoform X3; protein product: MTSSMLSGERRWASSSTRRGGMTVLGKVAVPKPINLPSQRLENHGLDPSVEIVPKGTHSWGSRSSSSTSNAWGSSTLSPRTDGGSGSPSLLSGRPSSGGSGTRPSTASSDRAHEPSVNNAWGQNSRPSSASGTLTSNQTSLTSLRPRSADNRPGSSQLSRFAEPLPENPGAWGAVGTSERLGVSAPKNDGFSLTSGDFPTLGSEKDNSGKSTESQDRGSHSRPSSSSGGVAPLKERSGTSIAGDVSMNADAKSGIVNSWRQDNPPYSKDVGTSSVEKWQADPQPYPNANNIPHHFEAWHGPPVTNPPSGVWFRGPPGGPPYGPPVGPGGFPIEPFPYYHPQMPPTALASPQPGPPTGGGPRGHHPKNGDLYRPHIPDSYIRPGMPIRPGFYPGPVAYEGYYGGPMGYCNSNERDVPFMGMVAGPSLYNRFSTQNSPEPNNSLGRSGGYGSTGKTMVPEHVESGHPHNTRGPYKVLLKQQNDWDGKIEEKKWEGTIATNAAYVEKGNQPGMSSWENDWRSDYGNDEGMGLRGTAPSQEISSQTYDNQRSSSVPVKAKSPESVGNTKAIDDISARNLESASTVLPEVTDEGGRGFVYTEIIHASEITNPASREMGVSVGDKSLESTAASRTTISRKSIHDMQGRGGNRGQRGHNSQEVDGWQKKSRVIDSPSLVSASRFETNSNVVHVHEHHTSVEASEKSASHPRAKDDRESTPVSDPSDYQSQRPKLRELEQRAKQLREEEEERTRKQMAKAHAKLEELDRRKHSMEGPTQNAENASSDAIDNKQELNAVPPTGEGSASRVEQFPVLSCELPQEKPKSVNKGSIVHNQSVSLHPNADSADVAYGNNDSHVHDGNASKQKRMGYKQKQNLEKNSNVKLISPGTNEALKHHTDAVGKVTVSVGRVANETTLTCKSSLPVNSNSVAESSSLTLNATAVVESSLPHIKKNNRSGKNKHKVKAASSMPTLPSSESKETNLVNASPECGKPNASDTKLDPNLVQSVTMSKDENLLLEQCSSLPTDDSHGRVNNSQLKSQHSRWTSRNPQVNRSAEKFHGDVIWAPVASHNKADADEASQKNVVEVISPSMKRDHQVQSNPKYKRAEIERYVPKPAAKEMAQQGSIQQLVASSINQTTSDERVGRADYSSPGTESSQPAGSASVKVGLGLDSRNGDGRQNKQQGKSHGSWRQRGSAEFSVQSTQDGPSSYPSRNVQKSVEHYQSQLPDVDSVEEQQKYSDEKSAPDGWNIPDNSESVAPVAVTVIKDQRVGGRGKRHPFKGQKGMGNNNDLDQKKISSGETSKIDTQSSSIEMSQTHLPTTTENRGIGERTTAHWQLKSQAFAANYQQGSRTSSGRSVGAGVVWTNKKESTRQGAVPQTHLHDNRTGGLSQPHRDHDQSPSEKVDVEEPLDVGHQEAKRGRRVDSLRGRPHSPNEILVSPAEQAPETLDVSRHEQRSSLGYRKSGHHNNNHLGRGHETRGDWNSSGQDSRHHNPPVNWERQRQRQTSHYEYQPVAPYDNNKSNSAEGPKDVAHNIGPRFKERSQNHSRRGGGGNSYGRQGGNDRGVDAEYQ